The Thermoplasmatales archaeon genome segment CTCATTTCATGAAAGTAAAGGCAGGCAATTATATCAGCAATTGATAAACTCCCGCCTGGATGCCCAGAGCCAGCCCTATAAATTGATTCTATAACCCATTTTCTTATCTGTAAAGCAGTTCTTTTTATTTCTTTTACAAGTTTTTCTTCATGCATTTTATATGAAATAAATTACACATATTTATTTATGATGATGGAATTACTTTTATGAGCTTGCTGATAAAGAATATAGGAGAAATTTTTGATGGATATGGCATAAGGAAGGAGAAATATATCTATATGGAGGAGGGAAAAATAAAAAGCATAGGAGAAAAAAAGAGGGCAGATGAAGTTATAGATGCTTGCAATAATTTTGTTATGCCGGGCTTTGTGGATTGTCATACTCATGCTGTTTTTGCTGGGTATAGAGATTTTGAAGTTGAATGGAAATTAGAAGGAGCAAGCTATAGAGAGATTGCGGAGAGAGGGGGAGGAATATTATTTACTGTGAGAGAAACAAGAAAGGCAAGCAAGGAAAAAATAAAGAGGGAAACAGAAAAAAGAATAGAGGAGATGATAAAGCATGGAACAACAACAGTGGAAATTAAAAGCGGTTATGGACTTGATTTGAAAAATGAAGTAAAATTGCTTAAAGTGATAAACGGAATAGATAGAATCGATGCAATTCCAACATTTCTTGCACATGCAATTCCTGAGGGAGAAAATGAAAAAGATTATGTTGATTATATTTTAAATGAAGTAATTCCTTATATAGGAGAAAGAAAAATGGCAAAATTCTGCGATGTTTTTTGCGAAAAAGGATATTTCAGCATTGATTCATCAAGAAAAATATTGCAAGCTGGAAAAAAATATGGAATGATTCCAAAAATTCATGCAGATGAGTTTTCATGCATTGGATGCGGGAGGCTTGCAGGGGAAATTAAAGCATCTTCAGCAGACCATTTGCTGAAGGCAAGGTTGAATGATCTGAAACTGATGGCAAAAAATGGAGTAGTGGCTGTTTTGCTTCCTTTTGTGCCATTTTTACTTGATGAGCATTTTCCCTCATATGAAAATATGAAAAAATCTGGAGTTGATATTGCAATTGCAACCGATTTGAATCCAAATTGCTATGTTATGAATATGCAGCTCGCCCTTCAGATTGCCTGCTATAAGATGGGAATTAAGGTTATTGACGCTTTAAAATATGCCACAATAAATTCTGCAAAAGCATTAAAAATGGATAGGGAGATTGGAAGCATAGAAAAGGATAAAAAAGCAGATTTAATAATTACAAATATTCCTTCCCATTCATTCATTGCCTATAAGATTGGAGTGAATTTCGTTAATAAAGTAATAAAAAATGGTGAAATAATATACGAGAGCAACTAATCTAATTTCTTCAATATTTCTTCAATTTTATCCTCCAGTTCCCTGCTTTTCGTAAATAATATTACATCTTCTCTCATCCTTTCAACCATCCTCCTTATTGCATCCTGCTTCTTTTTTATGGGTATTAGGCCAGAAGGATAGTCAAATTCAAATATTTTATCACTTATTTCCTCTATTATTTCAAGCAACTTCTCTACTTCTTTTATATTTTTCTCCCTCAGCATATAAAATTCCTTTCTCTTTAGCTCTCCTACAGCGTCAGCAAGCCCCATCAGGTAGGCAGAGCAGCTCACATTTATTTCATCTGGGTAAGGAAAATCTTTATCCTCAATTATTGAGAGAAAAATTTCCGCCTCCGCAAGCTCCTGCATTGCGCCTTCCGTGTAGCCGGAGGATATTATATCCGGATGCTCCTTTGCTGAATCTTTTATTTCCTTTAATATTTTTTTCGCTTCCTCAATATATTTTTTTGCCTCATCAATTTCTCCATAGTGTATCTTTTTAATGCTTTTCCTGCTGTTCCTTATTATATCCCTGCAAAACTTCAACGTCTTTTCTCGCAAATCATCCTTTTCATTCAGTTTTTTTTCTATAAAACCTGTTATCTCTTCAAGATTTTTCATAAAAGAAAAATACGAAAGAATATTAAATTTATCTGCTAATTCAGTTTTTCCGAAAGTGAAATTGCACCAATGGGATGGTATAAAAAATTGGCAAATCTGGCATATTTACTATGAATTTGGAAAGAAAAAGTAAAAAAGAATTTATTTTTCATTCGGATAAACTGTAATTATTTCCGCCTTCCTCTTTTTTATTAAAACATCTTCCTCAATTCTTATTCCGAAGTTTTTAGTATAAACTGCCGGCTCAATTGCAAAAACCATGTTTTCTTTAAATAAAAAATTGGATTTTTTGCTTATGGAATAGCCATCATGCACATTTAAGCCAATGGAATGACCCAGTCCATGAATCATTTTAAATTTATACCTTGAAAAAAATTTTTCTACTTTTTTATATACCTCACTTGCTTTTACTCCTTCCTTTAATTCATCAATTGCAATATTTAATGCTTCATTTACTATTTCATATACTCTTTTTTCTCTCTGGCTGTAAAAAGACCTTGTAATATCCGAGCAGTAGCCATCATACTTTGCCCCACAATCAATTATAACTGGATTTGAAAATAATTTATTTGAAGGAACATGATGGGGAATTGATGTATTTTTTCCAAAAGCAACTATTGTTGGGAAGGCATTTTTTGCTTCTCTATTTATTTTGCAATCTATTTCAAAAGCAACATCTTTTTCTCTTTTTCCATAAAAATTTAGCTTCTCAATAGATTTCAAGGTTAGCAGGCATGCCCTTCTTATTTTTTTTATTTCTTCTTTATCCTTTATTACCCTAACCTCCTTAATTTTTCTGCTTATATCAATAAAATTTGCCTTAAAATTTTTCTTCAAATAGATAAAATCATTGTATTTAAGAGCTTCTCCATTGAAACCAATTTTTTTTCCATCTAAAAAATCCTTCAAAATTTTTTTAAGCTCCTCCTTGCTATGATAAAAGATTCCCTCTCTTTCAAGGGGAGTGGAAATAATTTTTGCTCCTTCCTTTGTAACAATTGCAACGCTGTCCTCATGCAACCCTTTTGCTTTTGTAAAATAAAAAAAATTCTCATCATTATTTTTTATAAATATCGCATCAACATCAGTCAAATCAAATATTTTTTTCCATCTCATTTTTATCCTCCAGATATTTGCATAATTCCGCTATTTTCTCCGGGCTTATTTCCTCCACCCTCCTGTCAGCCACACCAGTTTTTTCCGCCGCCTCCCTTGCAAGCGGGCCCAGCGCAGCAACAGAATTCTTTATTTTTTTTCTTCTATGGGCAAAAAGAACCCTTACAACCCTATCAAATATTTCATAATTCAAATCAAATCTTTTTCCAATCGGCACAACTTTTACAATGCAGGAATCAACTTTTGGGATAGGGCGGAATGCTCTTCTCGGAACAATCTCAAGAATCTCAATGTCTGCTTTTGAATAAGCCATTACTGAGAGGCGGGAATAATTTTTTCCTTCTCTTGCAACAAGCCTTTCAGCAAATTCCTTTTGATACATAAGTATGCCGAGTTCAAATTTTTTTTCAAGTAATTTAAATGTTATTTCGGAAGAAATATGATATGGAATATTTGAAATTACCTTATTGAAATATATATCATTTAAATCAATTTTTGTTACATCCTCATTTATCACTTCAACATTTTTTATATTTTTCAGTTTTGGTATAAACCTTTCGTCTATTTCAACTGCAATAACTTTGGCAATTTTAGCAATTTTTTTTGTTAAAATTCCATTTCCCGCTCCTATTTCAAGTACAAAATCATTTTTATTCAAATTTGCATAATTTACCTGTCTTTCAGCTATACTTTCATCTATCAAAAAATTCTGGCTGAATTTCATTTTCTTAGAGGCGGGCGGGTAAATAAGCGGTATTTTTCATCTGGGTTCTGCAATTCTTCAAGAACCCTTTTAGCAATTAGTTTATCTGGATGATGAAGATTTTTTATCCTTGCAGATAAATCTTCAAAATTTTTGAAAGGAGCCTTCTTTCTTTCCTGTAAAATTTCGAGCATTGTTTTTTTACCCAGTCCCGGGATAAGTTCGAGGGCATGAAATCTGGTTGTTATCGGAGGAGATTCATTAAAAAATTTAACAAATCTATCTTCATTTTTCTTTACTATATCTATAAGAACATAAAAAAGTTCTCCCTGAGCTGTTGGTGTTAAATCTTCATAATTAACCCTTCCTTTTACCTTCATTATTTTATCTCTTTTCTCAAGCTCTTTTCCAACATAGACCCTTTCTCCTATATTGAGTGTGACATCTGGTTTTGGAGTGAGTTCAAGTAATGTAAATTCTTTTTCACCTATTCCATAGGCAACAGGTATCCTCCTATAACCAGTTCTTCCTGAGGGTAAATAATCCAAAATATAAACAAAATCTTCCATTCTGCCTCCTATTTATATTTTTTAACCAGTTCAATAATTTTATTTATTTCCTCGTCAGATGGCATGTATGTTTCTTTTGCAAATATTGCAACTACTTCGTCTTTTTCTACTGGCAATAAATCCGCTATTTTGCACGCCTGTTTTTCATTAATTCTTCCTATTTTCATTAGCTCTTCTACAAGCTCCCTCCCTTCCTTAATGCTTATCGAAGATACTTTTTCGCTGTGTTCAAGAGCTATTTTTTGCTCCCTATTTAGTTCTCTTTTACTGCTAATCTTGCTCAATATATCTTTTATTTCAGAAATAAGGAGAATTTTCATCCTGATACCCTTCTCAAATGTTCAGGATAAGCGATTATATGCTTTATTTTGTTACCATCTCTTATCTTTAGTATATATGCCTTCCCCTGCCTCCCTGCGATGCTACCCGTTTTTCCCTGGTAGCGGGGATGGGGCATTCCATAATGGACAGAGGGATCTATCACTATTGCAACCTTTTCTCCCTCCTCAAATTTTTGCATTGCTCTTGTTATAACATTCATTTTTCCTTCTCTAAATTTTTTTCCCAATTTTTTTCTTGTTTTGCTCCTAAATCCTCTAGATCTTCTCATTTTCATCACCCACGTATATTACATCCAACTCTTCTACTTCTATTTCTGAGCCATATAACTCGCTAAGCGAAGGTATTGTCCTTCCATTATCTCCTGTTATGAGTTCCTTTATGTAAGTCCCGGCTTCTGCAACGACTTCAATTACTGCTTCATTCATTTTAATTTCCATTATTTTTATATCTATTATTTTTCTTTCCCTTATTTTTTCTGCCCGTCTATGGGAAACCCTGCTTGGAGTGCGTTGAGCTATTTTTCTACCCCTTAATGCATTTACCGCTTCATTAATTTTTCCATCGCCAGTGAATTTTATCTTTACCCTATATACTTTCTCGTATTTAGCACTTTTCAATTTTTCTATCTCGTTCCTGCTGGCATATCTTAAATTGCTTACCTCCACTTTTCCTTTTGCATATTCATTTATTTTTTTCTCAAGAATTTTTAAATCTATTTT includes the following:
- a CDS encoding 50S ribosomal protein L21e — translated: MRRSRGFRSKTRKKLGKKFREGKMNVITRAMQKFEEGEKVAIVIDPSVHYGMPHPRYQGKTGSIAGRQGKAYILKIRDGNKIKHIIAYPEHLRRVSG
- a CDS encoding RNA-binding protein, translated to MKNLEEITGFIEKKLNEKDDLREKTLKFCRDIIRNSRKSIKKIHYGEIDEAKKYIEEAKKILKEIKDSAKEHPDIISSGYTEGAMQELAEAEIFLSIIEDKDFPYPDEINVSCSAYLMGLADAVGELKRKEFYMLREKNIKEVEKLLEIIEEISDKIFEFDYPSGLIPIKKKQDAIRRMVERMREDVILFTKSRELEDKIEEILKKLD
- a CDS encoding imidazolonepropionase, which translates into the protein MSLLIKNIGEIFDGYGIRKEKYIYMEEGKIKSIGEKKRADEVIDACNNFVMPGFVDCHTHAVFAGYRDFEVEWKLEGASYREIAERGGGILFTVRETRKASKEKIKRETEKRIEEMIKHGTTTVEIKSGYGLDLKNEVKLLKVINGIDRIDAIPTFLAHAIPEGENEKDYVDYILNEVIPYIGERKMAKFCDVFCEKGYFSIDSSRKILQAGKKYGMIPKIHADEFSCIGCGRLAGEIKASSADHLLKARLNDLKLMAKNGVVAVLLPFVPFLLDEHFPSYENMKKSGVDIAIATDLNPNCYVMNMQLALQIACYKMGIKVIDALKYATINSAKALKMDREIGSIEKDKKADLIITNIPSHSFIAYKIGVNFVNKVIKNGEIIYESN
- a CDS encoding DUF655 domain-containing protein, whose translation is MEDFVYILDYLPSGRTGYRRIPVAYGIGEKEFTLLELTPKPDVTLNIGERVYVGKELEKRDKIMKVKGRVNYEDLTPTAQGELFYVLIDIVKKNEDRFVKFFNESPPITTRFHALELIPGLGKKTMLEILQERKKAPFKNFEDLSARIKNLHHPDKLIAKRVLEELQNPDEKYRLFTRPPLRK
- a CDS encoding aminopeptidase P family protein gives rise to the protein MRWKKIFDLTDVDAIFIKNNDENFFYFTKAKGLHEDSVAIVTKEGAKIISTPLEREGIFYHSKEELKKILKDFLDGKKIGFNGEALKYNDFIYLKKNFKANFIDISRKIKEVRVIKDKEEIKKIRRACLLTLKSIEKLNFYGKREKDVAFEIDCKINREAKNAFPTIVAFGKNTSIPHHVPSNKLFSNPVIIDCGAKYDGYCSDITRSFYSQREKRVYEIVNEALNIAIDELKEGVKASEVYKKVEKFFSRYKFKMIHGLGHSIGLNVHDGYSISKKSNFLFKENMVFAIEPAVYTKNFGIRIEEDVLIKKRKAEIITVYPNEK
- a CDS encoding RNA polymerase; its protein translation is MKILLISEIKDILSKISSKRELNREQKIALEHSEKVSSISIKEGRELVEELMKIGRINEKQACKIADLLPVEKDEVVAIFAKETYMPSDEEINKIIELVKKYK
- the rsmA gene encoding ribosomal RNA small subunit methyltransferase A is translated as MKFSQNFLIDESIAERQVNYANLNKNDFVLEIGAGNGILTKKIAKIAKVIAVEIDERFIPKLKNIKNVEVINEDVTKIDLNDIYFNKVISNIPYHISSEITFKLLEKKFELGILMYQKEFAERLVAREGKNYSRLSVMAYSKADIEILEIVPRRAFRPIPKVDSCIVKVVPIGKRFDLNYEIFDRVVRVLFAHRRKKIKNSVAALGPLAREAAEKTGVADRRVEEISPEKIAELCKYLEDKNEMEKNI